The Bombus huntii isolate Logan2020A chromosome 1, iyBomHunt1.1, whole genome shotgun sequence genome contains a region encoding:
- the LOC126864090 gene encoding serine/arginine repetitive matrix protein 1 isoform X5: protein MEPEQRGRTSRASSTSSLGREVRCGCQYYQSDSLLPERRALHGRPPSRTMQQPPAVRCSEHEYEPIAAPSPSPKPATAPVVRITDTDVVPVADSDDSIDDRARLPPELTRAGDVVLPLDGKIEDTAMEARELVETGDTSEELETPQQLQERLEERFLSAATPGAESRTDGEVNTSQVDSLALEELPLRRGARGLPQRLKTQASKLRSRLRNMQRPTFAFTERQKQDKARTTSSGRSDRSRSDKRPSRMDRIRSSFSERPRFSLPDRPRLSLPDKSKFHLPERPKFNFPEKAKFHLPEKAKFNIKKPNIRLPNALTRKKSPVHEQRSTDSTMGSKKNIFDFPTYPRIFDKKSKSRGEYATSTPKDSRAQSAESATFPRTRKRTDRWTQRFNKTTAFGDEDQSNEESAAERAQPWRHPSIEMPRLSMSEEGAVTIPWEEKHREEEFQYMDYEQESPEISDRQPHPRSETSRTEEESYNRDRPESDLILYPTEKEIYQRDAREEDVEEDQEEWRPEEKIPKKQFRPIPRSRSLEEVLRARQEGYEGSFAMMDPRRYGVHKTPSEEEEYEEDMDEDEEPEPSSAQSDREQQHSSASSCDRRRHGVIEEIDSDEFFLRERGLSQDDMTLGKYLNSEIRDVLRTEGNVLANDDMVPIPPMRKRSIRKQKEGSVESYDVMPPVRPKRDSNKVHRSESTDEQVRDQSSSDSRHRIVYQTEGEPAKLPIEPLDDIVVVKPMRRKSKSLQRSRSQLPVDTPHPPSPTPVAPTRRKRLRKELERRNDEIEPICNGHTDWTSDSAPEKPLPLPPTMTTEQLEKQEVYTVEEIMTTSEENIQKLGTRLQGEKYVEPAPIPPKRRSRSRGTSVALDEDRTSHGAESLPEAGYVEEDIPRDDLDLGRELIGYAIIEKREKPPRPPPPRRKRDKFATTPRSVPPKRPQRAYSTLGPARSKETNILTDDTYDMTLQETESTPYIEIDSDDGEHKNLRSSEVLSKMQGRPLPAPPRPPRSRKDRSIERSTREIQQEIAMETTTATQTDPLPDDMVIEEEVTQAKLLVAPSSSGSQIMVSTERIPSPSSMSTPPVPPLPMSQRLRKDEQPEPSYDTVSLKSPSPTREMEAFEDKHLSAPHLGEPIHSDEDTHLKSIRSALFSDEPVRITNLEVADLRVDRLSVSQIEAGKIVASEVDALVVTASELKNIGGSMEESLSPSIIRELMAIRSHLETVAASRVQGQKEESKTIEAKTDIPVAQRRSVERKPEEESVCGDAAEEKPKSEDQKVVRKKAKDTSSTHTLSVAQIQKPLFH from the exons ATGGAGCCGGAGCAACGTGGACGCACCTCACGAGCGTCGTCGACGTCGAGCCTCGGCCGCGAGGTCCGTTGTGGCTGTCAGTACTACCAGAGCGACTCGCTTCTGCCGGAACGACGTGCTCTCCACGGTAGACCGCCGTCCAGGACGATGCAGCAGCCACCTGCGGTCCGCTGCAG CGAGCACGAGTACGAACCGATCGCGGCGCCGTCGCCATCGCCAAAGCCGGCGACGGCGCCGGTCGTGCGAATCACCGACACGGATGTGGTGCCCGTCGCTGACAGCGACGACAGCATCGACGACCGGGCAAGGCTACCGCCGGAGCTGACACGGGCCGGCGATGTCGTCCTCCCGTTGGACGGCAAGATCGAGGACACCGCGATGGAAGCTCGCGAGCTCGTGGAAACCGGCGACACCTCTGAAGAATTGGAGACCCCGCAACAACTGCAGGAGCGGCTCGAGGAACGATTTTTAAGCGCTGCTACTCCAGGCGCTGAGTCCAGGACTGATGGAGAGGTCAACACTAGTCAA gTAGACTCATTGGCATTGGAGGAACTTCCTCTCCGTCGCGGTGCTCGCGGCTTGCCCCAACGTCTAAAAACGCAGGCTAGCAAGCTACGTTCCCGTCTGAGAAACATGCAACGACCCACGTTCGCCTTCACTGAGCGACAAAAGCAAGACAAGGCCAGGACGACAAGCAGCGGTCGCTCGGACAGATCCAGATCCGATAAGAGACCCAGTCGAATGGATAGAATACGATCTTCCTTCTCAGAAAGACCTAGATTTAGCTTACCCGATCGTCCGAGGTTATCTTTGCCAGACAAATCAAAGTTTCATTTACCCGAACGACCGAAATTCAACTTTCCTGAAAAGGCAAAATTCCATCTACCTGAGAAAGCAAAGTTCAATATCAAGAAGCCTAACATTCGACTACCTAACGCTCTGACTCGCAAGAAATCCCCTGTTCACGAACAGCGATCTACAGATTCCACGATGGGCTCCaagaagaatattttcgaCTTTCCTACTTATCCGCggatattcgataaaaaatcaAAGAGCAGAGGCGAATACGCGACCTCTACGCCAAAAGATTCGAGGGCACAGTCAGCAGAGAGTGCTACGTTTCCACGGACACGTAAAAGAACCGACAGATGGACTCAGAGATTTAACAAGACTACTGCTTTTGGCGACGAGGACCAATCGAATGAAGAATCTGCGGCAGAAAGGGCTCAACCTTGGCGACACCCTTCCATAGAGATGCCTAGATTGTCTATGAGCGAAGAAGGAGCAGTCACGATACCCTGGGAAGAGAAACACAGGGAGGAAGAGTTTCAATATATGGATTATGAACAGGAATCCCCAGAAATTTCTGATCGTCAGCCACATCCAAGGTCAGAAACTTCCAGGACAGAAGAAGAATCGTATAACAGAGATAGACCAGAGTCAGATCTGATATTGTATCCAACTGAAAAGGAAATATATCAACGCGATGCTAGAGAAGAAGATGTGGAAGAAGATCAAGAAGAATGGAGACCAGAGGAAAAGATACCTAAAAAGCAATTCAGACCTATTCCAAGATCCAGGTCCTTAGAAGAGGTTCTTCGAGCCAGGCAAGAAGGTTATGAAGGATCTTTTGCGATGATGGATCCAAGAAGATATGGAGTACACAAGACACCAtccgaagaagaagaatacgaAGAAGACATGGATGAAGACGAGGAACCTGAACCATCATCCGCTCAATCGGATAGAGAACAACAACATTCGAGTGCCAGCTCCTGTGATCGACGTCGACATGGGGTTATTGAAGAAATTGATTCCGACGAGTTCTTCCTACGAGAACGTGGACTCAGTCAGGATGACATGACTCttggtaaatatttaaatagtgAAATCAGAGATGTTTTGAGAACAGAAGGAAATGTTTTAGCCAATGACGACATGGTACCAATTCCTCCCATGAGAAAGAGGTCAATAAGAAAGCAAAAAGAAGGTTCCGTGgagtcatatgatgtaatgcCACCAGTCAGGCCAAAAAGGGATTCAAACAAGGTTCATCGGAGCGAATCTACGGATGAACAGGTCCGTGATCAAAGCAGTAGCGACTCCAGACACAGGATAGTCTACCAGACAGAAGGAGAACCTGCGAAACTTCCAATTGAACCGTTGGATGATATTGTAGTAGTGAAGCCTATGCGTAGAAAATCGAAATCCTTACAACGCAGTCGATCACAACTTCCTGTGGATACTCCACATCCACCATCACCAACGCCAGTGGCACCAACTCGACGGAAACGATTGCGTAAGGAACTTGAGCGTAGAAATGACGAAATAGAACCTATTTGCAATGGACACACCGATTGGACCAGTGATTCTGCCCCTGAGAAACCTCTTCCATTGCCACCTACAATGACCACAGAACAATTAGAGAAACAAGAAGTATACACAGTTGAAGAAATCATGACAACGAGTGAAGAGAATATTCAGAAGCTTGGAACGAGACTTCAAGGAGAAAAATATGTGGAGCCAGCACCTATACCACCAAAAAGAAGATCTAGGTCTAGGGGAACTTCTGTAGCACTTGATGAAGATAGGACATCTCATGGTGCAGAGTCATTGCCAGAAGCTGGTTATGTGGAGGAGGATATTCCACGAGATGACCTTGATCTAGGAAGAGAATTAATAGGTTATGCCATTATAGAAAAACGAGAGAAGCCACCTAGACCTCCTCCTCCGAGGAGAAAGAGGGACAAGTTTGCTACTACTCCCAGATCTGTTCCTCCTAAACGTCCCCAAAGAGCGTACAGTACTCTTGGCCCAGCTAGGTCTAAGGAGACTAATATATTAACTGACGATACTTATGATATGACCCTGCAAGAAACTGAGTCTACTCCATACATAGAAATCGACTCCGATGATGGAGAACACAAAAACCTCCGTAGCAGTGAAGTTCTGAGTAAAATGCAGGGACGACCACTGCCAGCTCCACCTAGACCACCAAGATCTAGAAAAGATAGATCTATAGAAAGATCCACTCGTGAGATACAACAGGAAATTGCTATGGAAACGACCACTGCCACGCAGACAGATCCCTTACCTGATGACATGGTGATAGAGGAAGAAGTAACACAGGCAAAGCTACTTGTAGCACCATCTAGCTCAGGCTCCCAGATTATGGTATCCACAGAGAGAATACCCAGTCCATCAAGTATGAGCACACCACCTGTTCCTCCTTTACCAATGTCTCAAAGACTACGTAAGGATGAACAACCAGAACCTTCATACGATACTGTCTCATTAAAATCTCCATCTCCAACTAGAGAAATGGAAGCTTTTGAGGACAAACACTTATCCGCGCCACATCTAGGTGAACCGATTCATAGCGACGAAGACACGCATTTAAAGTCCATTAGATCCGCCCTGTTTTCAGATGAACCTGTGAGGATCACCAATCTAGAAGTTGCTGACCTAAGAGTGGATCGTCTGAGCGTTTCCCAAATTGAAGCTGGTAAAATCGTTGCATCTGAAGTGGATGCATTGGTCGTTACTGCGTCTGAGTTGAAGAACATAGGTGGTAGCATGGAGGAGAGTCTGTCTCCTTCTATTATTAGGGAGTTGATGGCTATAAGAAGCCATTTGGAGACTGTGGCTGCATCCAGGGTTCAGGGTCAAAAGGAAGAGAGCAAAACGATTGAGGCGAAGACAGACATTCCCGTTGCACAGAGGCGGAGCGTCGAAAGGAAGCCTGAAGAAGAGTCAGTTTGTGGAGATGCAGCGGAAGAGAAACCAAAGAGCGAGGATCAAAaggttgttagaaaaaaagcAAAGGATACATCAAGCACACATACACTATCGGTCGCGCAG ATACAGAAACCTCTCTTTCATTGA